In the Pseudobacteriovorax antillogorgiicola genome, ATCTACGGAACTTTGGAACTCCAGAAACAAAATGATGTAAAGGTCTTTATCCTGCCACTTCGCCGTCCATATGATATCTGATTCACGCTTTCTCAGCTTTTTGGTTACAAACTTTGGGCTTAAGGTATGCAGACTATCCCAATCGATATCATTTACCCAGGGCTGCTTGACGAAGTTTACCAGCAGGTCTCTCACCATTTTTGGATAGGAAAATAGCTGGGTGTAGGCTGGATCAAAAGGGGTTGGCTGTGAATCGCTATCTTCTTGTTTTGACATACCGTCTCCGCAACTCTTAGGAAAAGACCTAAGTTAATGTTATCAAGGACTAAATGCTAGGTTAAAGACGACATTTTTTGGTGATAATAGTATGCAGAGGCGAATTGGTTTACAAGGAAGTTGCTGTAGGCAGCGACTCCGGTTGGTATGAGAAGTATCAGCGCACTCTGGATGGGGTAATTCGAACCAATAGTGTTCATAAAAAGCTAGGCCACCTAGCAGTAGCTAGATGGCCAGCATAGGGGAGACGACAGACCCGACCAAACGATTTTGGCATGAGAAGAGCGCTCAGCCGGGCCATGACCTTCAGCAAGGGGGATACTGAAGGTCTGTGACTGGGAACTAAAACACCACTAGGAGGGGAGCCTAGAGTGCTGTTAGGCGTTATTAGGCTCGCTGTTTTGGAGACGAGCTACTGATTATTGTTTTATTACGCTTACGAAAATGCCGATCTTTCGACAGAACTAGAAAATCATGAACATCAAGCAGTAAGTGTTCAATACTTTCGTAGCGTTGCTCAGGTTTAAGCGCGAGACAACGGGTTACAATGCGCAATAGGATCGGTGAAATACCACTTTGAATCTCGTTCGGTGGCTTATAGTGACCCAAAAGGATCTTCATACAGATTTCGTGATGATTCTGACCATCAAATGGCAGCTGCCCGGTGAGCATCCGAAACAAAACGACCCCTAAGCTATAGATGTCCGCCTGCTTATCTAGGTTCGCTCCTCGGATCTGCTCTGGAGACATGTAGTTTGGTGAACCAAGAAAATCCCCCACCTGGGTTAGATTTCCTAGATGCACATCGCGAGCTATCCCAAAATCCATCAACTTCACATGACCACTGTGTAAAATCATGATGTTTTCAGGCTTAATATCTCGATGAATGATGTTATTACGATGAACCTCTTTCAGAGCCCCCGCAATATCGTTGAAGATAAGAACTGCTGGGAGCGGGGCCAGATAACCTTTCTGAGACCGATCGATATAGTCGATGAGATCTGAGCCCTCTAGAAGCTCCATGGCGATCCACAAATCTTTTGATTCCTGCCCTGAATAGTCAAGGAACTTCACAATATTGGGATGCTCTACTTGTGAAATGGCTTTGGCTTCAAACTGAAACCGGCCGCGAACTCCTTGGTGCTCACATAGATGTTTGTGAATCTTCTTAATGGCAACGAAGCGATCACATGACTTGTCCCATGCACGAAAAACAACTGCCATTCCCCCCTGACCCAGGGGTTCTATAAGTCGATATCGATTGCCGAGTGTACTTGCTTCCATGCTTTTCCTCGATCTGTGCAGAGCCTAAAACCTAGCTCTTGGCCGCGCTTTACTCGTTCTATAGAGTCTATCGGATACGATCATACTAACTTTAGCACCAGATATACCTAATATTAACATCATCATTATTTTTGTCTTAGGCATTTATTACTCAGTACTTATGCAATCTATGATTAATTTTTGCGTAATATACTGAGACTTTTGCTGCCAAGAGCACTTGGAAATTCACAATGATTTATCAGTAAATGATAGGTAATTGGTAGCTTAGAGGCAGGGCGTAAAACTCTCTTGCGAGCATTAAATTTTGAGTTAAAGATGCTTCTTTGCATTTCAAGATTTTAGCAGAAAGCACATACACTAATGCTGAAACTGTGCAACTCATGTGAAATAAGTTCATTTGAGATTTTCAAAAAAATTTCATAAGGCTCTGATATAAAACAATATAAATCACACTTGCGCAGATTTTGCATCAAAGTTACGCATAAATTATTACTTCTTACACATGCTTTATACGAAAAAGAATACAGATTTATACGGGAAATGAGTTAAAATAGTCTTGAAATTAGTGAGTCACGCGGTCTCACAGTAGGAGCGGGTTTAGCACACATGAGGTGTCACAGCTAATGAGGAATCATACTAAACAGCTTTTGGAACTTAACATCGAGAAGAAGGAAGGAATCCGAACCAGCTTCCACCTGGAAAAGAAGAGGTATAAAAAGTTTCAAAAGCTATGTAAGAAGCGCGGTATCACCCCATCGACGCTCATCGATTCGATGATCCAAGACCTCCTCGAAGAGCTTGGCGAAGATGAGCCTTTTCGGTTTTATGCCACAGGCCCACCCGTAAGGGTATTGAATTAATATGAATTTATCGGTTAGCTGGTTCGGATTTTGACAATGGTTTGAGACTTCTTTTAAGACGCTACAGAACCCAGAAACTTGATGTTTTCTGGGTCATCTAAATGACACTTACCCATCCTCTCCTTCTTATCCAGCTCTTCTTTAACAACAGAAATCGGAACGTGATAGTACTGGATTTGATATAGGATCTCTTGGATGTCGTAGTAGTGCGACTTGAGCAAATTATAGATATAGCCAAGCTCATGATCGGTAGACTCATCCTCATGATCCTCTTTGGCAATCTGTATGGCTAGCTGCATCTTTGCAACCAGTTCTGGAATGTTAACCGGTTTTTCAAGAAGATTTGCAGCCCCGATCTGTAAGGCTTGCTTCGATATCTCGGGAGTCACATCACCGGTGATAAAGATTGTCGGAATATTGATATACTTGCGTCTTAGCTCCTGGGCTAAGTCGAGGCCATTCAGAAAGGGCATTTGGATATCGCTCAGGATGATGTCAAACTTCTTCTGTGACAGTAACTGCTGCGCGGTAAATGCATCCTGCGCTACGTCAGACTCAAAGTACTCGCGAATCCCCTCTTCCATAAGGACGCCAAAATCGTAGCTATCATCGATAATAAGGCAGCGTTTTTTTTCCCGAGTCATAACAATCTCCAACTTGGAAAGAGAGCTGTTTAGGCGCATATTAGAGCGAACAATCTCCTTATCTGTTGGTCTGAAAAAAACTTGAAATAAATGATCTTTCTTTGCTCTTTTCGGGTGTTTATATCTTAGTATTTGGCACTACAAACCACTAAGCAGTGGCGAGAACTGGTGGTTTTTATAAGTATTAGTACCAGCAAATGAAGGTGGGCTACGGAGAGGCCGTAGACAAATGGCCGAGGGCCAGATAGATTTCGGAAGCAAAAAGGAGGACCTGATTGGACATAAATAGTGTAAAGCTCGATGATAGTTGGAAAAAAGTGCTTCGCCCGGAGTTTGAGCAGCCATATATGCAGCAACTGAAAGATTTTTTGGTTTCAGAGATCAAGCAAGGCAAGACAATCTATCCCAAGGGGACAGAGTATTTTATGGCACTCAATCTCACTCCTTTCGAACAAGTAAAAGTTGTTGTGATTGGGCAAGATCCTTATCATGGACCGAATCAAGCTCACGGACTTAGCTTCTCCGTCCGCCCTGGAGTGGCCATCCCACCATCACTTGTTAATATCTACAAGGAGCTTAAACAGGACTTAGGTATTCAGCAACCTAGCCATGGCTACCTAGCATCTTGGGCTGAGCAAGGGGTTCTTTTGCTCAATAGTGTTCTTACCGTCTGCCAAGGCCAAGCCGGATCCCATCAAAAACGTGGCTGGGAGTCCTTTACTGACGCCGTGATTCGCGAACTTAACGATCAACGGGAGCAACTAGCATTTATCCTTTGGGGAGCCTACGCCCAGAAGAAAGGCCGCTTTATAGACAGAGAAAAGCACTTTGTCGTAGAGTCAGTGCATCCATCGCCGCTGTCGGCTCATCGTGGTTTCTTCGGATCAAGACCTTTTTCACAAATCAATCAGTATTTGCTTCGCAACGGTAAGGTTCCAATCGACTGGGAACTGCCAGCTCTATCGTAGACACAGAAAGGAATATTATGTCTGAGAAACAAGAAAACCCATTGCTCAGCCTGCTGCTGAATATTGCTATCCCTTCGATCATTTTGATGAAGTTCACCGGCGAGGAGCATCTTGGCCCCGTTACTGGCCTCGTAATCGCCTTAGCTTTTCCCTTTTGCTACGGGATCTATGACTTCTACGATCGTCGCAAAGTTAATTTTATTTCAATACTCGGATTGATCAGTATTTTGTTGACAGGAGTTTTCACTCTGATAAAGCTTCCCCCCCACTGGATTGCAGTGAAGGAAGCTACGGTGCCAGCTCTCATCGGTTGCGCCATTATCATTTCCTTGCGCACTAAATATCCATTGGTCAAGAAACTTTTGTTCAATGAAAATATTATCAATGTCAACCTCGTGCACGAAAGGCTTGCCAATAAGAATAACGAGACTGCTTTTGAAAAACTACTGGTGCAAACTTCGTATTTGCTTGCCTCGTCGTTTTTTTTATCGGCATTTCTAAATTTTGCACTTGCCAAATACATTTTAGTTAGTGAGCCCGGCTCACAAGCTTTCAATGAGGAGCTTGGACAAATGACTGCCTTAAGCTGGCCAGTGATTGTCATCCCCTCGATGATCGTTATGTTTTTTGCATTGTACAAGCTACTTAACGGTATTAAGAAGCTAACAGGTTTAAGCCTTGAGGAAGTGATGCACGCGCAGCAAAAAAAGTAGCCCTCACTAGGTTCACAGAGCCTCTGTGAACCAGTCTTTTTGAGCCTTGAAAAAAAGGATAAAATTCCTGCAACAATTCAATCAGCCTTCCAGACATCGGCCTTTATTTCACTGTGGATTTTTGCAATGCAACGCTTTTGATGTATGCTTGTGGATGAAATTTTTTCGCAGCTTTTTTTGCTGCTCCCAAGTCCCGAACACCCTTGAACTTTCCCTAACTTTTACACAGGTTATTCACAGGTTAACCCCATATTTAGCGGTTGACACCCTTAACTCACACTATATATGCTAATTTTCGTCGGCTTAATTTTTTCTTTGTAGAGCGACGAACTTTGGATGCACAGCAGATTTTTCCTGTTGTGGAGTGACACTTAATTTGCGACCCTGCTGTTTGTTTTAGGACGTTGAGAATGAACCATGACTTTGACTTCTGGATCATGTACTTGAGAACAAAGAATAGACAGGCGAAGACTTTCCAAGCTCTTAACCCTTAACGACACACTAGACTGAACTTGACGATTGATGCGCTCCCTAAAAAAGGGGCGACACGGATTTTTTTACCTCTATTTTCTTAATCCCTTTGGATTAAATGTGAACCATATGCGAGGATAGCTGATGAGTCTCCTAACCAACCATTCCCCTTCTTTCGATTCAGATTCAAGCATCAACAAGCCAGGCGAGGCTGAGATCTATCTCACCAAACGTGATGGCCAAAAGGAGCTTCTTGATATCGAGCGTTTGCTCGCAGCGATCCAAGCTCATTGTTATGGTTTGGATCATGTTGATGCAAAGATGATCGCAGAGAAGGTGTCGCGGGGCTTATACAATGGAGTCTCTACGGTTGAAATCGATAACTTGCTGATTCAAAGCTCAGCAATGTTTATTGCTGACGAGCCTCAGTACTCAAAACTAGCCGCTCGCTTGCTGAATACTCTAGTACGTGACGAGGTTAAGAAGCACGGTATCAATAGCTTTAGCGACTCTATAGCCTATGGCCATCAGGTCGGGATTCTTTCTGACTCCGTCTTAAGCTTTGTTGAACAGCATGGCGATGTCTTGAACCAAGCCATCCAAAGCTCACAATCAGACCTATTCGAATATTTCGGCTTACGCACCGTTTACGATCGCTATTTACTGAAAGACCCAGAAAAGCGCACTGTCTTCGAGACTCCACAGTACTTCTTTATGAGAGTGGCCTGCGGCTTATCGAAACAGCCTGAAGAAGCCATTGAGTTTTACCAGCTAATTTCCTCATTTGAGTATATGCCGAGCACTCCGACATTATTCAACTCGGCAACCCAGCGCTCGCAGATGTCATCTTGCTACTTGCTGGATTCTCCCGAAGACAGTTTGGAGTCGATTTATGACAAGTATAAGGACGTCGCGTTGCTTTCAAAGTTCGCCGGTGGGATTGGCCTGGCTTATCACCGGGTCCGCTCGCAAGGCTCCTTGATCCGTGGCACCAATGGTCGTTCCAACGGCATTATTCCTTTCCTTAAGACCCTGGATTCATCAGTTTCAGCAGTCAATCAAGGCGGAAAACGAAAAGGCGCTGCTTGTATCTACCTTGAATCCTGGCATGCCGATATCCTAGACTTTTTACAGCTTCGTGAAAACACTGGTGATGAGTCGCGACGCACTCACAACCTGAATATTGCTAACTGGATTCCTGACCTTTTCATGAAGAGGGTTGAAAACGATGAGCTATGGTCTCTATTCGACCCGTCCATTGTTCCCCATTTTACAGATCTCTATGGCGACGAGTTTGACCAGGCTTATCGAGAAGCAGAGAATCAAGGCCTTGCCAAAAAGCAGATTAAAGCTCGCGAGCTTTACGCATCTATGATGAAGTGTCTCGCCCAAACCGGTAATGGTTGGATGACCTTTAAGGATTCTTCTAATCTCAAGTGTAACCAAGTCGGTTCCAATAAAGATAATGTGGTTCACTTGTCGAATCTTTGTACAGAAATCATCGAGGTGACCTCTAACAAGGAAACAGCAGTCTGTAATCTAGGCTCTATCAACCTCTCCCGCTATGTTGAAAACGGCGACATCAACTACAAGCAGCTGGCAGAAAATGTCCGTTTAGCACTTAAGTACTTGGACCGGGTAATCGATATCAACTTCTACCCCATCCACCAGGCCGAAGATTCGAACAATCGCTGGCGTCCTGTTGGACTTGGCTTGATGGGTCTCCAAGATGCCTTCTTCAAATTGGATATCCCCTTTGACTCTCCAAGAGCTCGAGAGGTTTCTCGCAAGGTTCAAGAAGAGATCTACTATAATGCCTTAAAAGCATCTTGTGAGCTTGCTGCTGAACTTGGCCCTCATAGCTCTTTCGCTGAAACCCGAGCTGCCAAAGGGGACCTTCAGTTTGATCTTTGGGGCGTTAGCCCTAGCCAACCTGAAAGGTGGGAAAGTCTACGATCCGAGATCAAAAAGCACGGCCTCCGTAATTCTTTGATGATTGCCATCGCTCCAACAGCAACTATCGCTTCCATTTGTGGATCTTATGAGTGCATCGAGCCACAGTTGTCCAACTTGTTCAAACGGGAAACCCTATCGGGCGAGTTTCTTCAAGTGAACACCTATCTTGTTGCCAAGCTTAAAGAGCTCGGCATTTGGAACGAGTCGGTCAAGCAACAGATCAAACTTGCGGAAGGTTCCATTCAAGGTATCGAAGGCATTCCTCAAGAAGTTAAAGATGTTTTCCGTACGGCTTGGGAAGTTCCCATGCGATCCTTGATCGATATGGCGGCTGATCGTGGTGCCTTTATTGACCAGAGTCAATCGCTGAACTTGTTTATAGAAAGTCCAACTATCGGCAAGCTATCTTCCATGTATAACTATACTTGGAAGAAGGGATTGAAGACCAGCTACTACTTGCGCTCTCGGGCTGCTACAAAAATCAATAAAACCACCATAGCGAGCAGTGCCTCAGCTGTAGCATGCTCTTTAGAAAACCCAGAAACCTGTGAAGCTTGTCAGTAAAGGAAAGATCGAATGCTATTAGACCCTGGTTTAGACCTAACTCTCAGACCCATGAAATACCCGACCTTCTACGAAATGTATAAGGACGGTATCAAAAACACTTGGACTGTGGACGAAGTCGATTTCTCAACTGATTTGATCGATCTTCGCGAGAAGCTTTCACCTTCCGAGCAGCACTTGATCAAGCGACTCGTTGCATTCTTTGCGACGGGCGATTCAATCGTTGCAAACAATCTGGTGTTGAATCTGTACAAGCATATTAACTCTCCCGAAGGCCGCATGTACTTATCGCGGCAACTCTATGAAGAGGCGCTGCACGTTCAATTCTATCTAACTCTTTTGGACACCTATCTACCAAACGAGAAGGATCGTGAGGAAGCATTCGCAGCTATTGAAAATATCCCTTCCATCAAAGCAAAGGCTGAGTTTTGCTTCAAATGGATCGATTCGATTAATAAGATCGACACCCTTGAAACCAAAGACCATCGCAGGCAGTTTCTGCTTAACCTGATCTGCTTTGCAACCTGTATCGAGGGCTTGTTTTTCTTCGCAGCCTTTGCCTACGTTTACTTTCTACGCTCAAAAGGCCTACTCCACGGCTTAGCCTCTGGAACCAACTGGGTTTTCCGCGACGAAAGCTGCCACATGAACTTCGCGTTCGAAGTCATAAACACGGTGAAGAGCGAAGAGCCAGACCTCTTCGACGAAGATATGAAAAAGTCGATTTATAAGATGATCGACGAAGCAGTAGAATGCGAGATGGTGTTTGCAAATGATGTTCTCCAACTAGGTGTCGCTGGTTTGTCGACCCAAGACATGAGGCAATATCTACAATACGTTGCAAACCAAAGGCTGGTTGCACTTGGCTTAAGCCCTGTCTACCAAGCCTCAAATCCTTTCGGGTTTATGGAACTTCAGGATGTTCAGGAACTAACAAACTTCTTCGAGCGGCGAGTCGCAGCTTATCAAAAAGGCGTTACCGGAGAGGTTAGCTTTAACGAAGAGTTTTAGCAGAGAGCATAGAGTTTGGATCACCTAGATCCAAGCTCTACTAGTCAAGTTGAATTCTCGGCTAGGCGACAAGGAGCGAGCGAGGAGACAGTACGTGCTGGGTACGGTGACGAGCGAGTGACAAAGTCAACAACGCCGAGGCTTTAAATCGACTAGGCGCTAGGCTACTTTAGAACTGTCATAAACAAAGATATCTGAAGTATCCTGTTTGCCATGGAGATGCAAGTGCTGAGGATCCCCCAAAGCGAATTCCACCCGACAATTTCCCCTTCCAATACTATACAGAATGGCAATCTTAGGACTGCTGACACAAGCTGGTATCTTATGATCTTGAGCTAAGATGAATGGAATACCTAGCATAACATCCATTCCACTGCTGGTGACGTGATCCTTGACGAAACCTCCCAACTGATTTGCAAGTTCACCCACTAGGTCTACAAACTGCACGACATCCACTTCACTTGCTTCGATCCCAA is a window encoding:
- a CDS encoding Rpn family recombination-promoting nuclease/putative transposase → MSKQEDSDSQPTPFDPAYTQLFSYPKMVRDLLVNFVKQPWVNDIDWDSLHTLSPKFVTKKLRKRESDIIWTAKWQDKDLYIILFLEFQSSVD
- a CDS encoding serine/threonine protein kinase; translation: MEASTLGNRYRLIEPLGQGGMAVVFRAWDKSCDRFVAIKKIHKHLCEHQGVRGRFQFEAKAISQVEHPNIVKFLDYSGQESKDLWIAMELLEGSDLIDYIDRSQKGYLAPLPAVLIFNDIAGALKEVHRNNIIHRDIKPENIMILHSGHVKLMDFGIARDVHLGNLTQVGDFLGSPNYMSPEQIRGANLDKQADIYSLGVVLFRMLTGQLPFDGQNHHEICMKILLGHYKPPNEIQSGISPILLRIVTRCLALKPEQRYESIEHLLLDVHDFLVLSKDRHFRKRNKTIISSSSPKQRA
- a CDS encoding response regulator, encoding MTREKKRCLIIDDSYDFGVLMEEGIREYFESDVAQDAFTAQQLLSQKKFDIILSDIQMPFLNGLDLAQELRRKYINIPTIFITGDVTPEISKQALQIGAANLLEKPVNIPELVAKMQLAIQIAKEDHEDESTDHELGYIYNLLKSHYYDIQEILYQIQYYHVPISVVKEELDKKERMGKCHLDDPENIKFLGSVAS
- the ung gene encoding uracil-DNA glycosylase, whose product is MDINSVKLDDSWKKVLRPEFEQPYMQQLKDFLVSEIKQGKTIYPKGTEYFMALNLTPFEQVKVVVIGQDPYHGPNQAHGLSFSVRPGVAIPPSLVNIYKELKQDLGIQQPSHGYLASWAEQGVLLLNSVLTVCQGQAGSHQKRGWESFTDAVIRELNDQREQLAFILWGAYAQKKGRFIDREKHFVVESVHPSPLSAHRGFFGSRPFSQINQYLLRNGKVPIDWELPALS
- a CDS encoding VC0807 family protein, with the protein product MSEKQENPLLSLLLNIAIPSIILMKFTGEEHLGPVTGLVIALAFPFCYGIYDFYDRRKVNFISILGLISILLTGVFTLIKLPPHWIAVKEATVPALIGCAIIISLRTKYPLVKKLLFNENIINVNLVHERLANKNNETAFEKLLVQTSYLLASSFFLSAFLNFALAKYILVSEPGSQAFNEELGQMTALSWPVIVIPSMIVMFFALYKLLNGIKKLTGLSLEEVMHAQQKK
- a CDS encoding ribonucleoside-diphosphate reductase subunit alpha; translation: MSLLTNHSPSFDSDSSINKPGEAEIYLTKRDGQKELLDIERLLAAIQAHCYGLDHVDAKMIAEKVSRGLYNGVSTVEIDNLLIQSSAMFIADEPQYSKLAARLLNTLVRDEVKKHGINSFSDSIAYGHQVGILSDSVLSFVEQHGDVLNQAIQSSQSDLFEYFGLRTVYDRYLLKDPEKRTVFETPQYFFMRVACGLSKQPEEAIEFYQLISSFEYMPSTPTLFNSATQRSQMSSCYLLDSPEDSLESIYDKYKDVALLSKFAGGIGLAYHRVRSQGSLIRGTNGRSNGIIPFLKTLDSSVSAVNQGGKRKGAACIYLESWHADILDFLQLRENTGDESRRTHNLNIANWIPDLFMKRVENDELWSLFDPSIVPHFTDLYGDEFDQAYREAENQGLAKKQIKARELYASMMKCLAQTGNGWMTFKDSSNLKCNQVGSNKDNVVHLSNLCTEIIEVTSNKETAVCNLGSINLSRYVENGDINYKQLAENVRLALKYLDRVIDINFYPIHQAEDSNNRWRPVGLGLMGLQDAFFKLDIPFDSPRAREVSRKVQEEIYYNALKASCELAAELGPHSSFAETRAAKGDLQFDLWGVSPSQPERWESLRSEIKKHGLRNSLMIAIAPTATIASICGSYECIEPQLSNLFKRETLSGEFLQVNTYLVAKLKELGIWNESVKQQIKLAEGSIQGIEGIPQEVKDVFRTAWEVPMRSLIDMAADRGAFIDQSQSLNLFIESPTIGKLSSMYNYTWKKGLKTSYYLRSRAATKINKTTIASSASAVACSLENPETCEACQ
- a CDS encoding ribonucleotide-diphosphate reductase subunit beta, with protein sequence MLLDPGLDLTLRPMKYPTFYEMYKDGIKNTWTVDEVDFSTDLIDLREKLSPSEQHLIKRLVAFFATGDSIVANNLVLNLYKHINSPEGRMYLSRQLYEEALHVQFYLTLLDTYLPNEKDREEAFAAIENIPSIKAKAEFCFKWIDSINKIDTLETKDHRRQFLLNLICFATCIEGLFFFAAFAYVYFLRSKGLLHGLASGTNWVFRDESCHMNFAFEVINTVKSEEPDLFDEDMKKSIYKMIDEAVECEMVFANDVLQLGVAGLSTQDMRQYLQYVANQRLVALGLSPVYQASNPFGFMELQDVQELTNFFERRVAAYQKGVTGEVSFNEEF